GTCCTGCTGCAGAGTAGTCAAATTCGCTGTCCTCACTCTGATACTTTTTAAAGTTCTCTATAAACATCTCAGCCAATGTATCTCTAGTTTTGTCAAACTCCTCTTTATTAGCCCATGCATTACGAGGGTTGAGGATCTCAGGATTTATCTCTCCTAGAGTCTTTGGAACATGAAGACCAAACGTTCTTGTTACATCAAACTCACTGCTTTTTATGCTTCCGTCTAGTATCGCGTTTATACAAGCACGAGTGTCTTTGATGCTCATTCTGTGACCAACACCGTAAGCACCGCCTGTCCAGCCTGTATTTACAAGATATACGTTTACGCCGTGTTTATCGATCTTCTCACCTAAAAGCTTGGCATACACCGTAGGGTGAAGCGGCAAGAAAGCCTCTCCAAAACATGCGCTGAATGTTGCTACAGGCTCTGTTATACCGCGCTCTGTTCCTGCAACTTTTGCAGTATATCCGCTTAAGAAGTAGTACATTGCTTGTTCACGAGTAAGTTTTGATACCGGAGGAAGAACGCCAAAAGCGTCCGCAGTTAAGAAGATTATGTTTTCAGGGTGACCCGCGCCCAAAGATGGTTCGTGGTTGTCTATATGCTCTATCGGGTAAGAGACTCTGGTGTTCTCTGTTTTACTTGAGTCTTCGTAATCGACCTCGCCGTCACCATACATGACGACATTTTCAAGCAGAGCACCAGGCCTAATGGCGTTATAGATCTCAGGCTCGCTCTTGCCGTCAAGGTTTATGACCTTGGCGTAACAGCCTCCCTCAAAGTTAAATACACCTTCATCATCCCATCCATGTTCATCATCGCCGATAAGTCTTCTGTGCGGATCTGTTGAGAGAGTAGTCTTTCCTGTACCGCTAAGTCCGAAGAAAAGTGCAGTATCACCGCGCTCTCCGACATTTGCAGAACAGTGCATAGAGAGCTTGCCCTCTAGTGGCAGCCAGTAGTTCATCATAGAGAAGATGCCCTTTTTCAGCTCGCCGCCGTACCATGTACCGCCGATAATAGCCAGATTGTTCTCAATATCAAAAAGGACAAAAACCTCAGAGTTAAGCCCATGCTCCATCCATTTATCATTAACGGCTTTGCAAGCGTTTAGTACCGTAAACTCAGGCTTGAAGTTCTCTAATTCTTCCTCATTAGGGCGGATAAACATATTTTTAACAAAGTGAGACTGCCATGCTATCTCTGTTACAAAACGTATTGATTTTTTTGAAGCTTCGCTTGAACCGCTGAAAACATCAGTTATATAAAGATCTTTTCCAGAGAGTTGCTCTCTTGAGAGATCCAAAAGTTCATTGAATATCTCTTCGCTGATCTTTTGATTTACATCGCCCCAAGCGATATATTGATTTGACGGATAACGATCTACAAAATATTTGTCTTTTGGACTGCGACCGGTAAAAATTCCCGTGTCCACAGCTGTTGCACCTTTTTTTGTTACAACACACTCATCATTTTCAATCTCATGTCGAATTAGTTCATCATAACTTAGATTATGATAAATCTTACCAACACTTTTTAAGCCTATCTCTTCTAACTCGGTTAAGTTCATAACTTGCCTTATGGTACTTTTTAATTATGGGTGGAATTATACACTTAATAAACATAAATTAAAAGTAAATATCGAGCATCAATTCTATTTTTTAATAACTTTTCCAATAGGTTAATTGCAGAAAATTTACTTTAAGAATTTTTTGGTAAAATTTCGCTCTTGCTCGCATAACTCAGTTGGTAGAGTGTTACCTCGACAAGGTAAAAGTCACTGGTTCGAGTCCAGTTGTGAGCACCACTATTTATTACTACTAATTACTTATTTTAGGCACTTTCAGCTTCCCCTATGTTTTACTTGTTACAATTTCCATATATCCATTTACTACTAAATACTGATAAAATGTTGCGGTAAATGTTGCG
This Sulfurimonas crateris DNA region includes the following protein-coding sequences:
- the pckA gene encoding phosphoenolpyruvate carboxykinase (ATP); this translates as MNLTELEEIGLKSVGKIYHNLSYDELIRHEIENDECVVTKKGATAVDTGIFTGRSPKDKYFVDRYPSNQYIAWGDVNQKISEEIFNELLDLSREQLSGKDLYITDVFSGSSEASKKSIRFVTEIAWQSHFVKNMFIRPNEEELENFKPEFTVLNACKAVNDKWMEHGLNSEVFVLFDIENNLAIIGGTWYGGELKKGIFSMMNYWLPLEGKLSMHCSANVGERGDTALFFGLSGTGKTTLSTDPHRRLIGDDEHGWDDEGVFNFEGGCYAKVINLDGKSEPEIYNAIRPGALLENVVMYGDGEVDYEDSSKTENTRVSYPIEHIDNHEPSLGAGHPENIIFLTADAFGVLPPVSKLTREQAMYYFLSGYTAKVAGTERGITEPVATFSACFGEAFLPLHPTVYAKLLGEKIDKHGVNVYLVNTGWTGGAYGVGHRMSIKDTRACINAILDGSIKSSEFDVTRTFGLHVPKTLGEINPEILNPRNAWANKEEFDKTRDTLAEMFIENFKKYQSEDSEFDYSAAGPKIES